TGCCTGCATTTGCTCACGTTTGGTGATGACATGTGGAACAAAATCGGTAGTGCTGGCGTGCCATGGCTGGCTTTCCAGACTTGCGGTACGCAGCCTGCGCGCTTTTGACAGACCGGTAAGCGAGTTTTCCGTCACCAACTGTAACGCCTGCGCCGGGCAGTTCTCTACGCAGGCGGGCCCCTGTTCACGCCCCTGGCACAGATCGCATTTGTGCGCGGTGGCTTTCACCTTCCCTTTGGCGACGGGAGTGAGTACGATCTGCATCGTGCCGAAAGGACAGGCAACGACGCACGATTTACAGCCAATGCACTTTTGCGGGTTCACCTGAACGCTGTCGTTATCATGGTTAATTGCCCCATTTGGGCAACTTCTGGCGCAGGGTGCATCTTCGCAGTGGTGACAGGTCACCGCGCTGCGCTGCTGCTGATGTTTAATGACGGTAATTCGGGGCTGAAAATGCCGTTGGCTCAGGACATGCTGTTCGCCATTGTGAGCCATGACGCAGGCGACCTCACAGGCATGGCATCCCAGGCACTGCTGGCTATTGACCATAATAAAACGATTCATGGCTTCCTTCTTTTTTGGTTGCAAAAACCTTATTCTTTATAAGAGTGTTATTAACCGACACGGAAGGAAGCGGCAATGTTCATTTGCCCAGGAAGCACAACTATTTATGCAGAACCTGTGGCAGATCAATTTATTTCATCGCATATGAAATTGTGTTTCAGTTACCATCCAGTTTCATGGCGTTTTATTAACCTTTATCAAATACACCGCATCGTTCACGCTGTTTTCAGGCGCGACGTGTATTGTGTGAGGATGCACAAGTGACGGTAAAGCGTCCGGTCTCGGCCAGTCTGGCTAAAGCTTTTTTCTACATAGTGCTGCTGTCAATTCTCTCAACAGGTATTGCGCTGCTCACGCTGACCAGCAGCTTGCGAGATGCCGAAGCCATCAACGTTGCTGGCTCATTGCGCATGCAAAGCTACCGTCTGGGTTACGATCTGCAAAGCCAGAGCCCGCAGCTTAACGCCCACCGCCAGCTTTTCCAGCAGGCGCTAAACGCACCGGCATTACAGAATCTGAATGCGTGGTATGTGCCACAAGCGGTAAAAAGCCGCTATGGACGTCTGCATGCTAACTGGCTGGAAATGAATGCCCGCCTGATCGACGGCGATTTAAAATGGTACCAGGCCAATATCAACAACTACGTCGATCAAATCGATCTCTTCGTGCTGGCGTTGCAACATTATGCCGAGCGTAAAGTCATGCTGGTATTTGGCATCTCGCTGGCGGGCGGGATCGGCATATTCACCCTCGTCTTCTTTACCCTGCGGCGCATTCGCCAGCAGGTGGTGCGTCCGCTGAATAAACTGGTGATGGCCAGTCAGCAAATTGAACACGGTCAGTTTAATATCCCACCGCTGGATACCGGTTTGCCCAATGAGCTGGGGTTGCTGGGCAAAACGTTTAGCCAGATGTCGAGTGAATTACACAAGCTGTATCGCTCGCTGGAAGCGTCTGTTGCCGAGAAAACTCACGATCTCCATGAAGCCAATCGCCGTCTGGAGGTGTTGTATCAGTGCTCCCAGGCGTTAAATACCAGCCAGATTGACGTGCACTGCTTCCGCCATATTTTACAGATCGTCCGCGAACATGACGCCGCGTATTTCCTTGAGCTCACCGTCGGTGATAACTGGCGGATTAGCGAAGGGACTAAAAGCCTGGAGCTGCCGATGCAGATCCTGCCGGTCACTATGCAGGAAACCGTCTACGGCGAACTGCACTGGCAAAGTCCAAACGTCAATGCTTCTATTCCACTGCTTAACAGCGTTTCCTCAATGCTGGGACGCGGGTTGTACTTCAACCAGGCACAAAAACATTTTCAGC
This window of the Citrobacter freundii ATCC 8090 = MTCC 1658 = NBRC 12681 genome carries:
- the narQ gene encoding nitrate/nitrite two-component system sensor histidine kinase NarQ, which gives rise to MTVKRPVSASLAKAFFYIVLLSILSTGIALLTLTSSLRDAEAINVAGSLRMQSYRLGYDLQSQSPQLNAHRQLFQQALNAPALQNLNAWYVPQAVKSRYGRLHANWLEMNARLIDGDLKWYQANINNYVDQIDLFVLALQHYAERKVMLVFGISLAGGIGIFTLVFFTLRRIRQQVVRPLNKLVMASQQIEHGQFNIPPLDTGLPNELGLLGKTFSQMSSELHKLYRSLEASVAEKTHDLHEANRRLEVLYQCSQALNTSQIDVHCFRHILQIVREHDAAYFLELTVGDNWRISEGTKSLELPMQILPVTMQETVYGELHWQSPNVNASIPLLNSVSSMLGRGLYFNQAQKHFQQLLLMEERATIARELHDSLAQVLSYLRIQLTLLKRSIPEDNAPAQSIMADFSQALNDAYRQLRELLTTFRLTLQQADLPSALHEMLETLQNQTSAKLTLDCRLPTLALDAQMQVHLLQIIREAVLNAIKHASASEIAVSCVTAPDGNHTVYIRDNGIGIGEPHEPTGHYGLNIMRERAERLSGTLTFSQPSGGGTLVSISFRSAESDSDLT